The Neodiprion virginianus isolate iyNeoVirg1 chromosome 5, iyNeoVirg1.1, whole genome shotgun sequence genome contains a region encoding:
- the LOC124304509 gene encoding membrane-associated guanylate kinase, WW and PDZ domain-containing protein 1-like isoform X3 produces the protein MLGRKHEMAAQSNTALSNDGFDCGSCSDKEVQKIGNANGSIHLVPPSYLYNTGSGQTTRDLDQEHSNQDRASEDELGPLPSNWEKAYTDTGEVYFIDHNSGTSHWLDPRLSKFQKRSLEECLDDELPYGWEKIDDTLYGTYFIDHVNRRTQYENPVLQAKRAQQGVTDCKSSVFTRNPDKLKGLRIRSTLLKGTRGLGFTIVGGDDTIEEFLQIKSVVPNGPAWIDGKLQTGDVLVYVNETCVLGYTHNEMVNVFKSISSGETVTIEVCRGYPLPFDPNDPNTEVVTTIAVNAPDVPIEDPTLYMDINPSMHSNDRFNYVDGNLLPVHKISNSENLATTSVNSMPDLCISDKVTTIKRPNSTDILLGESVNEDNGDEYMVGRDVQQENNEGDEEVGEDESRPYKERQQPPVTPAKPEFLSILIVKGTMGFGFTIADSAHGQKVKKILDRQRCKNLMEGDILVDINVTNVRNMCHSEVVQVLKDCPRNKEALIHVQRTHRIKDKKERNSAELFRSKTPTADLYSTLSKTILPSRPKTPLVDTRTTGHRPKTPTTASTEIDNLGWSTETRVDSNSINGHGYRYADLSEPVNYKDTLYRGNLTMHLPETFAALAKLDDEPGRSSDKPCWGATKEDSQIDKGGSRTDVYSVDIPRLDGSLHKQNGGRIVEYNYEEPYLVQSQRQYTEQQFDYHPYGIGQEQNVDTGEIWEKRKETTSFEHEQPHSGPLARYHQQYGSELLCPVTPGIEWVEMLVTLVRQNTGFGFRIVGGTEEGSQQVSVGHIVPGGAADLDNRLITAAAQNGRVTLGIRRRINVQETLHMSYDRHQNVQYPYDITVSRLENEGFGFVIISSLNKAGSTIGRIIEESPAERCGQLNVGDHILAVNHVDITNVCHKDIVNLIKDSGYSVTLTIGYPLDDCCSTMSLSQKDETAGDGDGGQYHAVELTRGTRGFGFSIRGGREFQNMPLFVLQIAENGPASVDSRLRVGDQIIEINSINTKNMTHTEAIEIIRNGGPSVRLLVKRGCQMPSVVGAPPHLYDMNI, from the exons ATGCTAGGTAGAAAACACGAGATGGCTGCCCAAAGCAACACAGCTCTTTCCAACGATGGTTTTGACTGCG GCAGTTGTAGCGACAAAGAAGTTCAAAAAATTGGGAATGCAAATGGTTCGATTCATCTGGTACCTCCAAGTTATCTCTATAATACAGGATCTGGCCAGACTACAAGGGATCTAGACCAAGAGCATAGCAACCAAGATCGTGCATCTGAGGATGAATTAGGACCCCTTCCATCCAATTGGGAGAAAGCCTACACTGACACTGGAGAAGTATATTTTATCGA TCATAACAGCGGCACGTCGCACTGGCTTGATCCAAGGTTgtccaaatttcaaaaacgttCCCTAGAAGAATGTTTGGATGACGAGCTACCTTACGGGTGGGAAAAAATAGATGATACTTTGTACGGAACCTACTTTATCGACCATGTGAATCGGCGAACCCAATACGAGAACCCAGTACTCCAAGCCAAACGGGCTCAGCAGGGCGTGACAGACTGTAAAAGTTCAGTATTCACTAGAAACCCTGATAAATTAAAGGGGCTCAGAATACGTAGTACGCTGCTGAAAGGTACCAGAGGACTGGGTTTCACTATTGTCGGTGGAGATGACACTATTGAAGAATTCCTTCAGATAAAAAGTGTCGTGCCAAACGGACCAGCCTGGATAGATGGAAAGCTGCAGACTG GCGATGTTCTTGTTTATGTTAATGAAACCTGTGTTCTTGGATATACTCACAACGAAATGGTAAACGTGTTCAAATCTATTTCGAGTGGGGAGACTGTCACTATCGAGGTATGCCGTGGCTACCCACTGCCCTTTGATCCAAACGATCCCAATACTGAAGTGGTGACCACAATAGCAGTCAATGCTCCAG ATGTACCGATTGAGGATCCAACACTTTACATGGACATTAATCCTAGTATGCATTCTAATGATCGTTTCAACTATGTCGACGGAAACCTGTTACCAGTACACAAGATATCGAACAGTGAAAATCTGGCAACCACATCCGTCAATTCTATGCCTGATCTCTGTATTTCTGATAAAGTTACAACCATAAAGCGGCCAAATAGTACAGACATACTACTGGGAGAAAGTGTGAATGAGGACAATGGCGATGAATATATGGTGGGACGAGATGTACAGCAGGAAAATAATGAGGGGGATGAAGAAGTCGGAGAAGACGAATCTAGACCTTACAAGGAACGACAACAGCCTCCGGTAACACCTGCCAAGCCCGAGTTTCTTAGCATATTGATTGTAAAAGGTACAATGGGGTTCGGTTTCACAATAGCAGACTCGGCACATGGACAGAAAGTGAAAAAGATCTTGGACCGGCAGcgctgtaaaaatttgatggaAGGTGATATATTGGTTGATATAAATGTGACAAATGTAAGAAACATGTGCCATTCAGAGGTTGTGCAAGTGCTCAAGGATTGCCCAAGGAACAAAGAAGCCCTTATCCATGTCCAGAGAACCCACAGGATTAAGGATAAGAAGGAGAGAAATTCGGCAGAACTATTCAGGAGCAAAACACCGACTGCTGACCTCTATAGTACGCTATCAAAGACCATTCTGCCAAGTAGGCCAAAGACTCCGTTAGTTGATACAAGAACGACGGGGCATAGGCCAAAGACTCCCACCACTGCCAGCACCGAAATAGACAACTTGGGCTGGTCCACCGAGACTCGGGTGGATTCCAATTCCATAAATGGTCACGGTTATAGATACGCAGACTTAAGTGAGCCTGTGAACTACAAGGACACGCTGTACAGGGGGAATTTAACCATGCACTTGCCCGAGACCTTTGCTGCTCTTGCCAAATTGGATGATGAACCAGGTAGAAGTTCGGACAAGCCATGTTGGGGCGCCACGAAAGAGGATAGCCAAATTGACAAAGGTGGATCAAGGACTGATGTATACTCTGTCGATATTCCTCGTCTCGATGGATCACTCCACAAGCAGAATGGTGGACGAATTGTAGAATACAATTACGAAGAGCCGTACCTGGTGCAATCGCAACGACAATACACAGAACAACAGTTTGATTACCATCCCTATGGCATTGGCCAAGAACAAAATGTTGACACTGGCGAGATTTGGGAAAAGCGTAAGGAGACAACGAGCTTTGAGCACGAACAACCACACTCGGGTCCCCTTGCCAG gTACCACCAGCAATACGGGAGTGAATTACTTTGCCCTGTAACACCAGGTATCGAATGGGTCGAAATGCTGGTTACACTCGTGCGACAAAATACTGGATTTGGTTTTCGAATAGTCGGGGGTACAGAGGAAGGATCACAG CAGGTTTCGGTTGGACATATCGTCCCAGGTGGAGCTGCTGACCTGGACAATCGATTGATAACAG CGGCAGCGCAGAATGGCCGAGTAACACTCGGTATTCGACGTCGCATCAACGTTCAGGAGACCCTCCATATGTCCTATGATCGTCACCAAAATGTACAATATCCATACGACATAACTGTGTCGCGCCTGGAGAACGAGGGTTTTGGATTCGTTATTATATCCTCACTGAACAAGGCTGGGTCGACAATTGGAAGGATTATTGAAGAATCACCCGCGGAAAGATGCGGCCAATTGAATGTTGGGGATCACATTCTAGCAGTTAATCATGTCGACATCACTAACGTATGCCATAAGGACATAGTCAATCTGATAAAAGACTCGGGTTACTCTGTGACACTGACAATAGGTTATCCCTTGGATGATTGTTGCAGTACTATGTCGTTATCACAAAAA GATGAAACAGCCGGAGATGGTGATGGCGGACAATACCATGCTGTCGAGTTGACAAGGGGTACTCGAGGGTTTGGATTTAGTATCCGAGGTGGACGAGAATTCCAAAACATGCCATTATTCGTTTTACAAATTGCGGAGAACGGGCCGGCGTCAGTCGACAGCAGGCTCAGG GTTGGTGATcaaatcattgaaataaaCAGTATAAACACGAAGAACATGACACACACGGAAGCAATCGAGATCATTCGCAACGGTGGACCATCCGTTCGACTGTTGGTCAAACGAGGTTGCCAGATGCCTTCTGTTGTCGGTGCTCCACCTCATTTGTATGACATGAATATATGA
- the LOC124304509 gene encoding membrane-associated guanylate kinase, WW and PDZ domain-containing protein 2-like isoform X6 has protein sequence MLGRKHEMAAQSNTALSNDGFDCGSCSDKEVQKIGNANGSIHLVPPSYLYNTGSGQTTRDLDQEHSNQDRASEDELGPLPSNWEKAYTDTGEVYFIDHNSGTSHWLDPRLSKFQKRSLEECLDDELPYGWEKIDDTLYGTYFIDHVNRRTQYENPVLQAKRAQQGVTDCKSSVFTRNPDKLKGLRIRSTLLKGTRGLGFTIVGGDDTIEEFLQIKSVVPNGPAWIDGKLQTGDVLVYVNETCVLGYTHNEMVNVFKSISSGETVTIEVCRGYPLPFDPNDPNTEVVTTIAVNAPDVPIEDPTLYMDINPSMHSNDRFNYVDGNLLPVHKISNSENLATTSVNSMPDLCISDKVTTIKRPNSTDILLGESVNEDNGDEYMVGRDVQQENNEGDEEVGEDESRPYKERQQPPVTPAKPEFLSILIVKGTMGFGFTIADSAHGQKVKKILDRQRCKNLMEGDILVDINVTNVRNMCHSEVVQVLKDCPRNKEALIHVQRTHRIKDKKERNSAELFRSKTPTADLYSTLSKTILPSRPKTPLVDTRTTGHRPKTPTTASTEIDNLGWSTETRVDSNSINGHGYRYADLSEPVNYKDTLYRGNLTMHLPETFAALAKLDDEPGRSSDKPCWGATKEDSQIDKGGSRTDVYSVDIPRLDGSLHKQNGGRIVEYNYEEPYLVQSQRQYTEQQFDYHPYGIGQEQNVDTGEIWEKRKETTSFEHEQPHSGPLARYHQQYGSELLCPVTPGIEWVEMLVTLVRQNTGFGFRIVGGTEEGSQQVSVGHIVPGGAADLDNRLITGDLIMSVDGESVMNSSHHHVVQLMIAAAQNGRVTLGIRRRINVQETLHMSYDRHQNVQYPYDITVSRLENEGFGFVIISSLNKAGSTIGRIIEESPAERCGQLNVGDHILAVNHVDITNVCHKDIVNLIKDSGYSVTLTIGYPLDDCCSTMSLSQKMPCHTVNVS, from the exons ATGCTAGGTAGAAAACACGAGATGGCTGCCCAAAGCAACACAGCTCTTTCCAACGATGGTTTTGACTGCG GCAGTTGTAGCGACAAAGAAGTTCAAAAAATTGGGAATGCAAATGGTTCGATTCATCTGGTACCTCCAAGTTATCTCTATAATACAGGATCTGGCCAGACTACAAGGGATCTAGACCAAGAGCATAGCAACCAAGATCGTGCATCTGAGGATGAATTAGGACCCCTTCCATCCAATTGGGAGAAAGCCTACACTGACACTGGAGAAGTATATTTTATCGA TCATAACAGCGGCACGTCGCACTGGCTTGATCCAAGGTTgtccaaatttcaaaaacgttCCCTAGAAGAATGTTTGGATGACGAGCTACCTTACGGGTGGGAAAAAATAGATGATACTTTGTACGGAACCTACTTTATCGACCATGTGAATCGGCGAACCCAATACGAGAACCCAGTACTCCAAGCCAAACGGGCTCAGCAGGGCGTGACAGACTGTAAAAGTTCAGTATTCACTAGAAACCCTGATAAATTAAAGGGGCTCAGAATACGTAGTACGCTGCTGAAAGGTACCAGAGGACTGGGTTTCACTATTGTCGGTGGAGATGACACTATTGAAGAATTCCTTCAGATAAAAAGTGTCGTGCCAAACGGACCAGCCTGGATAGATGGAAAGCTGCAGACTG GCGATGTTCTTGTTTATGTTAATGAAACCTGTGTTCTTGGATATACTCACAACGAAATGGTAAACGTGTTCAAATCTATTTCGAGTGGGGAGACTGTCACTATCGAGGTATGCCGTGGCTACCCACTGCCCTTTGATCCAAACGATCCCAATACTGAAGTGGTGACCACAATAGCAGTCAATGCTCCAG ATGTACCGATTGAGGATCCAACACTTTACATGGACATTAATCCTAGTATGCATTCTAATGATCGTTTCAACTATGTCGACGGAAACCTGTTACCAGTACACAAGATATCGAACAGTGAAAATCTGGCAACCACATCCGTCAATTCTATGCCTGATCTCTGTATTTCTGATAAAGTTACAACCATAAAGCGGCCAAATAGTACAGACATACTACTGGGAGAAAGTGTGAATGAGGACAATGGCGATGAATATATGGTGGGACGAGATGTACAGCAGGAAAATAATGAGGGGGATGAAGAAGTCGGAGAAGACGAATCTAGACCTTACAAGGAACGACAACAGCCTCCGGTAACACCTGCCAAGCCCGAGTTTCTTAGCATATTGATTGTAAAAGGTACAATGGGGTTCGGTTTCACAATAGCAGACTCGGCACATGGACAGAAAGTGAAAAAGATCTTGGACCGGCAGcgctgtaaaaatttgatggaAGGTGATATATTGGTTGATATAAATGTGACAAATGTAAGAAACATGTGCCATTCAGAGGTTGTGCAAGTGCTCAAGGATTGCCCAAGGAACAAAGAAGCCCTTATCCATGTCCAGAGAACCCACAGGATTAAGGATAAGAAGGAGAGAAATTCGGCAGAACTATTCAGGAGCAAAACACCGACTGCTGACCTCTATAGTACGCTATCAAAGACCATTCTGCCAAGTAGGCCAAAGACTCCGTTAGTTGATACAAGAACGACGGGGCATAGGCCAAAGACTCCCACCACTGCCAGCACCGAAATAGACAACTTGGGCTGGTCCACCGAGACTCGGGTGGATTCCAATTCCATAAATGGTCACGGTTATAGATACGCAGACTTAAGTGAGCCTGTGAACTACAAGGACACGCTGTACAGGGGGAATTTAACCATGCACTTGCCCGAGACCTTTGCTGCTCTTGCCAAATTGGATGATGAACCAGGTAGAAGTTCGGACAAGCCATGTTGGGGCGCCACGAAAGAGGATAGCCAAATTGACAAAGGTGGATCAAGGACTGATGTATACTCTGTCGATATTCCTCGTCTCGATGGATCACTCCACAAGCAGAATGGTGGACGAATTGTAGAATACAATTACGAAGAGCCGTACCTGGTGCAATCGCAACGACAATACACAGAACAACAGTTTGATTACCATCCCTATGGCATTGGCCAAGAACAAAATGTTGACACTGGCGAGATTTGGGAAAAGCGTAAGGAGACAACGAGCTTTGAGCACGAACAACCACACTCGGGTCCCCTTGCCAG gTACCACCAGCAATACGGGAGTGAATTACTTTGCCCTGTAACACCAGGTATCGAATGGGTCGAAATGCTGGTTACACTCGTGCGACAAAATACTGGATTTGGTTTTCGAATAGTCGGGGGTACAGAGGAAGGATCACAG CAGGTTTCGGTTGGACATATCGTCCCAGGTGGAGCTGCTGACCTGGACAATCGATTGATAACAGGTGACTTGATAATGTCAGTAGACGGGGAGAGTGTAATGAATTCTTCGCATCATCACGTTGTTCAACTCATGATAGCGGCAGCGCAGAATGGCCGAGTAACACTCGGTATTCGACGTCGCATCAACGTTCAGGAGACCCTCCATATGTCCTATGATCGTCACCAAAATGTACAATATCCATACGACATAACTGTGTCGCGCCTGGAGAACGAGGGTTTTGGATTCGTTATTATATCCTCACTGAACAAGGCTGGGTCGACAATTGGAAGGATTATTGAAGAATCACCCGCGGAAAGATGCGGCCAATTGAATGTTGGGGATCACATTCTAGCAGTTAATCATGTCGACATCACTAACGTATGCCATAAGGACATAGTCAATCTGATAAAAGACTCGGGTTACTCTGTGACACTGACAATAGGTTATCCCTTGGATGATTGTTGCAGTACTATGTCGTTATCACAAAAA ATGCCATGTCATACCGTAAATGTCTCTTGA
- the LOC124304509 gene encoding membrane-associated guanylate kinase, WW and PDZ domain-containing protein 2-like isoform X7: MLGRKHEMAAQSNTALSNDGFDCGSCSDKEVQKIGNANGSIHLVPPSYLYNTGSGQTTRDLDQEHSNQDRASEDELGPLPSNWEKAYTDTGEVYFIDHNSGTSHWLDPRLSKFQKRSLEECLDDELPYGWEKIDDTLYGTYFIDHVNRRTQYENPVLQAKRAQQGVTDCKSSVFTRNPDKLKGLRIRSTLLKGTRGLGFTIVGGDDTIEEFLQIKSVVPNGPAWIDGKLQTGDVLVYVNETCVLGYTHNEMVNVFKSISSGETVTIEVCRGYPLPFDPNDPNTEVVTTIAVNAPDVPIEDPTLYMDINPSMHSNDRFNYVDGNLLPVHKISNSENLATTSVNSMPDLCISDKVTTIKRPNSTDILLGESVNEDNGDEYMVGRDVQQENNEGDEEVGEDESRPYKERQQPPVTPAKPEFLSILIVKGTMGFGFTIADSAHGQKVKKILDRQRCKNLMEGDILVDINVTNVRNMCHSEVVQVLKDCPRNKEALIHVQRTHRIKDKKERNSAELFRSKTPTADLYSTLSKTILPSRPKTPLVDTRTTGHRPKTPTTASTEIDNLGWSTETRVDSNSINGHGYRYADLSEPVNYKDTLYRGNLTMHLPETFAALAKLDDEPGRSSDKPCWGATKEDSQIDKGGSRTDVYSVDIPRLDGSLHKQNGGRIVEYNYEEPYLVQSQRQYTEQQFDYHPYGIGQEQNVDTGEIWEKRKETTSFEHEQPHSGPLARYHQQYGSELLCPVTPGIEWVEMLVTLVRQNTGFGFRIVGGTEEGSQQVSVGHIVPGGAADLDNRLITGDLIMSVDGESVMNSSHHHVVQLMIAAAQNGRVTLGIRRRINVQETLHMSYDRHQNVQYPYDITVSRLENEGFGFVIISSLNKAGSTIGRIIEESPAERCGQLNVGDHILAVNHVDITNVCHKDIVNLIKDSGYSVTLTIGYPLDDCCSTMSLSQKISANVCIII, translated from the exons ATGCTAGGTAGAAAACACGAGATGGCTGCCCAAAGCAACACAGCTCTTTCCAACGATGGTTTTGACTGCG GCAGTTGTAGCGACAAAGAAGTTCAAAAAATTGGGAATGCAAATGGTTCGATTCATCTGGTACCTCCAAGTTATCTCTATAATACAGGATCTGGCCAGACTACAAGGGATCTAGACCAAGAGCATAGCAACCAAGATCGTGCATCTGAGGATGAATTAGGACCCCTTCCATCCAATTGGGAGAAAGCCTACACTGACACTGGAGAAGTATATTTTATCGA TCATAACAGCGGCACGTCGCACTGGCTTGATCCAAGGTTgtccaaatttcaaaaacgttCCCTAGAAGAATGTTTGGATGACGAGCTACCTTACGGGTGGGAAAAAATAGATGATACTTTGTACGGAACCTACTTTATCGACCATGTGAATCGGCGAACCCAATACGAGAACCCAGTACTCCAAGCCAAACGGGCTCAGCAGGGCGTGACAGACTGTAAAAGTTCAGTATTCACTAGAAACCCTGATAAATTAAAGGGGCTCAGAATACGTAGTACGCTGCTGAAAGGTACCAGAGGACTGGGTTTCACTATTGTCGGTGGAGATGACACTATTGAAGAATTCCTTCAGATAAAAAGTGTCGTGCCAAACGGACCAGCCTGGATAGATGGAAAGCTGCAGACTG GCGATGTTCTTGTTTATGTTAATGAAACCTGTGTTCTTGGATATACTCACAACGAAATGGTAAACGTGTTCAAATCTATTTCGAGTGGGGAGACTGTCACTATCGAGGTATGCCGTGGCTACCCACTGCCCTTTGATCCAAACGATCCCAATACTGAAGTGGTGACCACAATAGCAGTCAATGCTCCAG ATGTACCGATTGAGGATCCAACACTTTACATGGACATTAATCCTAGTATGCATTCTAATGATCGTTTCAACTATGTCGACGGAAACCTGTTACCAGTACACAAGATATCGAACAGTGAAAATCTGGCAACCACATCCGTCAATTCTATGCCTGATCTCTGTATTTCTGATAAAGTTACAACCATAAAGCGGCCAAATAGTACAGACATACTACTGGGAGAAAGTGTGAATGAGGACAATGGCGATGAATATATGGTGGGACGAGATGTACAGCAGGAAAATAATGAGGGGGATGAAGAAGTCGGAGAAGACGAATCTAGACCTTACAAGGAACGACAACAGCCTCCGGTAACACCTGCCAAGCCCGAGTTTCTTAGCATATTGATTGTAAAAGGTACAATGGGGTTCGGTTTCACAATAGCAGACTCGGCACATGGACAGAAAGTGAAAAAGATCTTGGACCGGCAGcgctgtaaaaatttgatggaAGGTGATATATTGGTTGATATAAATGTGACAAATGTAAGAAACATGTGCCATTCAGAGGTTGTGCAAGTGCTCAAGGATTGCCCAAGGAACAAAGAAGCCCTTATCCATGTCCAGAGAACCCACAGGATTAAGGATAAGAAGGAGAGAAATTCGGCAGAACTATTCAGGAGCAAAACACCGACTGCTGACCTCTATAGTACGCTATCAAAGACCATTCTGCCAAGTAGGCCAAAGACTCCGTTAGTTGATACAAGAACGACGGGGCATAGGCCAAAGACTCCCACCACTGCCAGCACCGAAATAGACAACTTGGGCTGGTCCACCGAGACTCGGGTGGATTCCAATTCCATAAATGGTCACGGTTATAGATACGCAGACTTAAGTGAGCCTGTGAACTACAAGGACACGCTGTACAGGGGGAATTTAACCATGCACTTGCCCGAGACCTTTGCTGCTCTTGCCAAATTGGATGATGAACCAGGTAGAAGTTCGGACAAGCCATGTTGGGGCGCCACGAAAGAGGATAGCCAAATTGACAAAGGTGGATCAAGGACTGATGTATACTCTGTCGATATTCCTCGTCTCGATGGATCACTCCACAAGCAGAATGGTGGACGAATTGTAGAATACAATTACGAAGAGCCGTACCTGGTGCAATCGCAACGACAATACACAGAACAACAGTTTGATTACCATCCCTATGGCATTGGCCAAGAACAAAATGTTGACACTGGCGAGATTTGGGAAAAGCGTAAGGAGACAACGAGCTTTGAGCACGAACAACCACACTCGGGTCCCCTTGCCAG gTACCACCAGCAATACGGGAGTGAATTACTTTGCCCTGTAACACCAGGTATCGAATGGGTCGAAATGCTGGTTACACTCGTGCGACAAAATACTGGATTTGGTTTTCGAATAGTCGGGGGTACAGAGGAAGGATCACAG CAGGTTTCGGTTGGACATATCGTCCCAGGTGGAGCTGCTGACCTGGACAATCGATTGATAACAGGTGACTTGATAATGTCAGTAGACGGGGAGAGTGTAATGAATTCTTCGCATCATCACGTTGTTCAACTCATGATAGCGGCAGCGCAGAATGGCCGAGTAACACTCGGTATTCGACGTCGCATCAACGTTCAGGAGACCCTCCATATGTCCTATGATCGTCACCAAAATGTACAATATCCATACGACATAACTGTGTCGCGCCTGGAGAACGAGGGTTTTGGATTCGTTATTATATCCTCACTGAACAAGGCTGGGTCGACAATTGGAAGGATTATTGAAGAATCACCCGCGGAAAGATGCGGCCAATTGAATGTTGGGGATCACATTCTAGCAGTTAATCATGTCGACATCACTAACGTATGCCATAAGGACATAGTCAATCTGATAAAAGACTCGGGTTACTCTGTGACACTGACAATAGGTTATCCCTTGGATGATTGTTGCAGTACTATGTCGTTATCACAAAAA ATTTCGGCTAAtgtgtgtattattatatga